A single window of Lutzomyia longipalpis isolate SR_M1_2022 chromosome 1, ASM2433408v1 DNA harbors:
- the LOC129788018 gene encoding CAAX prenyl protease 2: MELISPSKSVGLCLVLSVIYVSSLYVWNSKEKRDHPSTILKRFLSVFLVMSISPLFLYVSSSQTLLSRVALWEAMGFRRDGLIVAFAIPLILTALLFLGPISMQIYSGVWRLYFRPTYWFSSFCDILWLRNHVVAPLSEEFTFRACMLPILLQSFTPNVAIFLVPLFFAVAHFHHIIERLRTGMEVKTAVTISCFQFSYTYIFGVYSAYLFTKTGHFVAPFVVHAFCNHMGFPDLMELSNHPNKRLLQFLYILGLVSWIILLPIVTKPSMYSNNLYADYL, translated from the exons ATGGAATTAATTTCTCCGAGTAAATCAGTTGGATTGTGTCTTGTGCTTTCCGTGATCTACGTCTCTAGTCTCTATGTGTGGAATTCAAAGGAGAAAAG gGATCATCCATCAACGATCCTGAAGAGATTCCTCAGTGTCTTCCTGGTGATGAGTATATCTCCATTGTTCCTGTACGTCTCTTCCTCACAGACGCTCCTGTCACGTGTGGCGCTCTGGGAGGCGATGGGATTCCGTCGAGACGGTCTCATTGTGGCCTTTGCAATCCCCCTCATCCTTACTGCACTCCTCTTCCTCGGGCCCATCTCAATGCAGATCTACAGTGGAGTGTGGAGGCTGTATTTcc GCCCTACGTACTGGTTCTCCAGCTTCTGTGACATCCTCTGGCTACGGAATCACGTTGTGGCACCCCTATCGGAGGAATTTACCTTCCGGGCATGCATGTTGCCCATCCTCCTGCAATCCTTCACACCCAATGTGGCCATCTTTCTCGTGCCTCTCTTCTTTGCTGTGGCGCACTTCCATCACATCATCGAACGCCTCCGGACGGGGATGGAGGTGAAGACTGCTGTGACCATTTCTTGCTTCCAATTCTCCTACACGTACATCTTTGGCGTCTATTCGGCATACTTATTCACCAAGACGGGACACTTTGTAGCCCCATTCGTCGTGCATGCCTTCTGCAATCATATGGGCTTCCCGGATCTCATGGAACTCTCCAATCACCCGAATAAGCGCCTCCTGCAGTTTCTCTACATTCTGGGGCTCGTCTCGTGGATCATCCTCTTGCCCATTGTCACCAAACCCAGTATGTACTCCAATAATCTCTATGCTGACTACCTGTGA
- the LOC129787953 gene encoding BTB/POZ domain-containing protein KCTD3 — MCSAPRKSLGVIMKMTYVLNGDIVHLNVGGTKFATSRQTLTWIPDTFFTALLSGRIASLKDESGAIFIDRDPSLFGFILNYLRTREVDIRNHDIRMLRHEAEYYNISPLVKRLILCEDLGHSSCGDLLFYGYLPAPSIPIQEFGIPTVAATKNCASAAASSATTSSSSTSARPGSMVRVPEYQGNGNGNGVNGNGGSRLATHSRNSSLDLRMRNGSSWAASHSRTASLDLRHSRNSSADLTKSIRSDVGLVFSANQVSGWTDPMRVQIIKAHLNWISVAYAHFVTCYRLKDSSGWQLVFTSPYIESTIERIAINAKVNITTSGEQTQSKMVAISCGSQIRLWGISEDGAKTEVGTFNLKVRVEYLFFIGSQLVALSSSGKIGVWHAMTQHWQIQDLVPILSFDTAGSFLLLGCNNGSIYYIDMQKFPLRMKDNDLLVTELYKDPSNDHITAISVYLTPKTTSLCGNWIEIAYGTKSGSVRVIVQHPETVGHGPQLFQTFTVHQSAVTKVTLSEKYLISVCSEYNHVRTWRVTRFRGMISTQPGSTPEASFKIVSLEAADSSYSYTAGNDFGPFGEQDDEQVFVQKVVPDTDQLYVRLASNGDRVCVIKSVDSTTITSFCVHECEGSSRMGSRPRRFILSGHCNGAIQMWDLTTGLDLASRGEKTQQMSGGPNAEEVLRLLDQCELSNSYASTPCMSPCPANVPTATPRLKSANLAFLNQSSGASDSGASSQ, encoded by the exons ATGTGTAGCGCCCCCAGGAAGTCCCTTGGTGTGATTATGAAAATGACTTATGTGCTAAATGGTGATATTGTGCATCTAAATGTGGGTGGAACAAA ATTTGCCACGTCGCGTCAGACACTCACCTGGATtccggatacattttttacagCACTCCTGAGTGGGAGGATTGCCAGTTTGAAGGATGAATCGGgagcaattttcattgatagAGATCCGAGTCTTTTTGGCTTCATCCTCAATTATCTCCGGACGCGTGAGGTTGATATACGGAATCATGACATCCGGATGCTTAGGCATGAAGCTGAATACTACAATATATCCCCATTGGTGAAGAGATTGATTCTTTGTGAAGATTTGGGGCATTCTTCCTGTGGAGATTTACTTTTCTACGGATACCTTCCAGCTCCGAGTATTCCCATCCAGGAATTTGGTATCCCCACAGTTGCGGCCACAAAGAATTGTGCATCAGCAGCAGCATCCTCAGCCACCACGTCGTCTTCGTCCACATCAGCGAGACCCGGAAGTATGGTGAGAGTGCCGGAATATCAGGGGAATGGGAATGGAAATGGGGTCAATGGCAATGGTGGAAGTCGTCTTGCGACACACTCAAGGAATTCCTCATTGGATCTACGAATGCGCAATGGCAGCTCCTGGGCAGCTAGTCACTCCCGGACAGCTTCCCTTGATCTCCGGCATTCCCGGAATTCATCGGCAGACCTCACAAAAAGCATTCGAAGTGACGTCGGGCTGGTGTTCAGTGCTAATCAAGTGTCCGGATGGACGGATCCGATGCGTGTGCAAATTATTAAAGCGCATCTCAACTGGATTTCCGTGGCTTATGCTCATTTTGTCACCTGCTACAGGCTGAAGGATTCTTCGGGGTGGCAGCTGGTCTTCACATCACCCTACATTGAGTCAACAATTGAACGTATTGCCATTAATGCCAAAGTAAACATCACAACTTCCGGGGAGCAGACACAGAGTAAGATGGTGGCCATAAGCTGTGGCTCCCAAATTCGTCTCTGGGGTATTTCGGAGGATGGCGCCAAGACGGAGGTGGGAACGTTCAATCTCAAAGTTCGCGTTGAGTATTTATTCTTCATTGGGAGCCAATTGGTGGCTCTCTCATCCTCCGGGAAGATTGGTGTGTGGCACGCAATGACACAACATTGGCAAATTCAGGATCTCGTCCCGATACTCTCCTTTGACACGGCCGGGTCTTTCCTCCTCCTTGGCTGCAATAATGGATCCATCTACTACATtg ATATGCAGAAATTCCCTCTGCGGATGAAGGATAATGATCTCCTGGTGACGGAACTCTACAAAGATCCCTCAAATGATCACATAACAGCAATCTCCGTATATCTCACACCAAAGACAACAa GTTTATGTGGTAATTGGATTGAGATTGCTTATGGCACAAAGTCTGGATCAGTGCGTGTGATTGTTCAGCATCCAGAGACCGTTGGGCATGGCCCGCAGCTCTTTCAAACATTCACTGTGCACCAGAGTGCTGTAACAAAG GTTACGCTCTCGGAGAAATATCTAATTTCCGTGTGCAGTGAATACAACCACGTGCGTACGTGGCGTGTCACGCGCTTCCGTGGGATGATCTCCACTCAGCCGGGCTCTACGCCTGAGGCATCTTTCAAGATTGTTTCCCTCGAAGCAGCCGACAGTAGCTATAGCTACACGGCGGGGAATGATTTTGGGCCATTCGGTGAGCAGGATGATGAGCAGGTGTTTGTGCAGAAAGTCGTCCCGGATACGGATCAGCTGTACGTGCGTCTGGCATCAAATGGCGATAGGGTTTGTGTGATAAAATCCGTGGATTCGACGACAATCACCTCGTTCTGTGTGCACGAATGCGAAGGATCATCACGGATGGGTTCCCGGCCGAGACGTTTTATCCTTTCGGGGCACTGCAATGGGGCCATCCAGATGTGGGATCTCACAACGGGATTGGATCTGGCGTCACGCGGAGAGAAGACGCAACAAATGAGTGGTGGACCAAATGCTGAGGAAGTTCTTCGGCTCCTGGATCAGTGTGAGCTCAGCAATAGCTACGCCTCAACACCGTGTATGTCTCCATGCCCAGCAAATGTTCCCACAGCAACGCCCCGACTCAAATCTGCCAATCTTGCATTCCTCAATCAATCATCCGGAGCTTCGGATTCCGGCGCCTCGTCTCAGtga
- the LOC129788001 gene encoding E3 ubiquitin-protein ligase FANCL — translation MKNFLEIDAEKHKFVGFLTIKEDFFKINVTLPEYPLANGAKVEVYDLCEKIPVDLPPECGETAEVWMGRLEMYLELNECKESSEIDGILSSIERYEEILRQLDVLENSGHTVEATNDFSRIKVGLMSGNEQHFVEFGIVAGGQVKVLTHSLPSLPGEMFWKIGSIESHMSRFRILLGQIGEFYTNLHTIDELCFVVGPGKITTKTTYRIIKFNEKIFLKIKLDPLVPSQISLAFIGPIAKVEPLRGIYNEKIADWDNEMDVHKNLLRMYDLIYFPMRGDEEETPCSICFEYAQGKTIPIISCDNTKCNVIFHLQCLREYFDTLRGSKTMFTLAMGQCPFCRQKLTTFLDFVDEAE, via the exons atgaagaatttcttagAAATTGATGCGGAAAAGCacaaatttgtgggttttctCACgataaaa gaagatttcttcaaaataaatgtaaCTCTGCCCGAATATCCCCTTGCAAATGGCGCAAAGGTGGAAGTTTATGATCTCTGTGAGAAAATCCCAGTGGATTTGCCACCAGAATGTGGAGAAACAGCTGAGGTATGGATGGGGCGCCTGGAAATGTATCTGGAGTTAAATGAATGCAAGGAATCCAGTGAGATTGATGGAATTCTCTCCAGTATTGAGCGCTATGAAGAGATTCTCAGGCAATTGGATGTATTGGAGAATTCCGGGCATACCGTTGAGGCTACGAATGATTTCTCCCGCATAAAAGTGGGCCTAATGTCGGGGAATGAGCAGCACTTTGTGGAATTCGGCATTGTAGCTGGGGGTCAGGTGAAAGTTCTCACGCACAGTTTGCCCTCCCTTCCAGGGGAGATGTTCTGGAAGATTGGAAGCATTGAGAGTCATATGAGTCGATTTAGAATCCTCCTTGGACAAATTGGAGAATTCTACACGAATCTGCACACCATTGATGAGCTCTGCTTTGTTGTGGGACCCGGAAAAATAACCACAAAAACCACGtatagaataattaaattcaatgagaaGATTTTCCTCAAGATAAAATTGGATCCACTCGTTCCATCGCAAATTAGTTTAGCATTTATTGGACCAATTGCCAAAGTGGAGCCACTCAGGGGGATCTACAATGAAAAGATAGCCGATTGGGACAATGAGATGGATGTCCATAAGAATCTCCTTCGGATGTACGATCTCATTTACTTCCCAATGCGTGGAGATGAGGAGGAAACACCCTGTAGTATTTGCTTTGAGTACGCCCAGGGGAAGACAATCCCAATTATTAGCTGCGACAATACCAAATGCAATGTCATTTTTCACCTTCAGTGCCTTCGGGAGTACTTTGATACCTTACGAGGGAGTAAAACTATGTTCACCCTGGCCATGGGACAGTGCCCATTCTGTCGGCAGAAATTAACGACATTCCTGGATTTTGTAGATGAGGCAGAATAA
- the LOC129787982 gene encoding protein cereblon: MDAGDDGQDQEEYRQDDMDLSEVSSGEDGAEENDAHPDNWGLGIGRRFINILRDRTGAWVVRDFRPLPEDSSPGPDDEFSENLANSLAESLSRTPPANEVDETAGSSQAHNFDTELPTNHSYLGRMESVSGMEYYEPGKRYKIHVCYHHSIIFPGQKLPMILSSNQAFLLIAQSDEHSVGLVFPPIGGVQYGVTCQVYEKNVKSPAWRTDLRAILRAHQRFRVCTKTQVLPPIFMRDVLEVEVEILPELSLGHPLSGHFRGSLEKFLPHSERVRLLYSHARTWPLFVYEQYDIGKVMMKIKHFVAAHNIENMPIDPIMCSFWSAKNLPLEQEDKEKIFATNYVEVRMMIISQKLNDPYYYHCHECQGQVAKFSEVFAMSKDGVQASYCNPGGFIHDTVTLYNVERHAVVVERSKSTEFSWFPGYAWKIAICSRCRSHLGWQFVAEKKNLRPQNFFGLSQRSIVLKL, from the exons ATGGATGCAGGAGATGATGGACAAGATCAGGAGGAATACCGACAGGACGATATGGATTTATCTGAGGTGTCTTCAG gaGAAGATGGGGCGGAAGAAAATGATGCTCATCCGGACAATTGGGGCTTAGGGATTGGCAGGAGATTCATAAATATCCTGCGAGATCGTACGGGGGCATGGGTTGTACGGGACTTTCGACCATTGCCTGAAGATTCGAGTCCCGGACCCGATGAC gaattttcagaaaatcttGCAAATTCCCTTGCTGAGTCTCTGTCAAGGACCCCACCGGCGAATGAAGTGGATGAGACGGCAGGAAGTAGTCAAGCACATAATTTTGACACAGAACTCCCCACAAATCATTCG TATCTGGGCAGGATGGAATCAGTATCAGGTATGGAATACTATGAGCCAGGGAAGAGGTACAAAATTCACGTTTGCTACCATCACTCAATAATTTTTCCCGGACAAAAGCTTCCAATGATCTTGTCGTCAAATCAGGCTTTTCTCCTGATTGCCCAAAGTGATGAGCATTCAGTGGGATTGGTTTTCCCACCAATTGGGGGTGTGCAGTACGGGGTGACGTGCCAAGTGTACGAGAAGAATGTAAAAAGCCCTGCCTGGAGGACAGATTTGCGGGCAATTCTTCGTGCCCATCAACGCTTCCGGGTGTGCACGAAGACTCAAGTACTCCCGCCAATTTTTATGCGAGACGTCCTGGAGGTTGAGGTGGAAATTCTTCCGGAATTGTCTCTTGGGCATCCCCTCAGTGGACACTTCCGGGGGAGTTTGGAGAAGTTTCTCCCACACTCTGAGCGTGTTAGGTTGCTGTACTCCCACGCCCGGACATGGCCACTATTTGTCTATGAGCAATACGACATTGGGAAGGTCATGATGAAGATTAAGCATTTTGTGGCAGCTCACAACATTg AAAACATGCCCATTGATCCCATAATGTGCTCCTTTTGGTCAGCAAAAAATCTCCCTCTTGAACAGGAGGACAAGGAGAAGATCTTTGCTACAAATTACGTGGAAGTCCGCATGAtgattatttcacaaaaattgaatgat CCCTACTACTACCACTGTCACGAATGTCAGGGACAAGTGGCGAAGTTCAGTGAAGTCTTTGCAATGTCCAAGGATGGCGTTCAGGCGAGCTACTGCAATCCCGGTGGCTTCATTCACGACACCGTAACACTGTACAACGTCGAGAGGCACGCAGTGGTTGTGGAACGGTCCAAATCAACGGAATTCAGCTGGTTTCCCGGGTATGCGTGGAAAATAGCCATCTGCTCACGCTGCCGGAGTCACCTTGGATGGCAATTTGTGGCAGAGAAGAAGAATCTCCGGCCACAGAACTTCTTTGGGCTATCACAGCGTAGTATTGTGTTGAAGCTGTAG
- the LOC129787944 gene encoding eukaryotic translation initiation factor 3 subunit A produces MSRYLQKPENALKRANEFIDVGKPARALDTLQEVFRNKKFTYTSSESIIEPIMFKYLDLCVELKKSHIAKEGLFQYRNMFQLVNVGSLENVIRGYLKMAEERTEAAQQQSSQAVLDVDDLDNFATPESILMSAVCSEDAQDRSDRTILLPWVKFLWESYCQCLELLRVNTHCETLYHDIARMAFQFCLKYSRKMEFRKLCEKLRKHLEDICKPSTQNIGVSITKPETQQLNLDTRLHQLDNAIHMELWQEAYKAIEDIHGLMNMSKKTPLAKTMANYYQKLAMVFWKAGNQLFHAAALLKLFQLTREMKKNITAEELQRMASHVLVAILAIPLPSAHPEFDRFIETDKSPMEKAQRLAVLLTLQQPPTRVSLLKEMVRLNVLSLAAPSLQELYTYLEIEFDPLSLCNRVQNVIDQIGEDENSLLNQYAQALKDVTIVRLIRQISQVYQSIEFTRFLELAKFADPFYLERILVDCVRHNDMQIRIDHKRKCVHFGTDLSESQREDRQDGPTLQSMPSEQVRSQLVNMSIVLHRAIATINPNKRKQELEKIRGQMVESYHKNKVAEHHNILKRQKIIEDRKEIIERQTIEREEEELRRQEELNRQQKIAEIKRMEAEQEERERKRHASEIQQIKERNLKEKMQQLSQTATGQKVMKKLDEEEIKKMDPEQIAAKEAEELIKERKEIQSKLKSQEKKIDYFERAKRLEEIPRIKKYLAEKQVQDKEFWEKQEATRIEQAIAERKMAVAQQERLKRMIEDKEKFMETLRVERNSQFDVKVKEFNERMAEERKARLAQRIIDRREERRQNWLREKEEEKRRREEEIRKQKEEEERIERERKAKEAAAEEEKRRLQWEKQRAKELEAEKKIEAEKNAIAKSVQSETVSWRNAGERGERPERGERPERGERGERPERGERPERIERGERPERIERGERPERIERGERPERIERGERPERAERPAESDWRSPRDRFDGQPQGAREQWRQKPAGKDSSGGEERWRRGGDGEGGDRRREDRPFTRRDGDRRDRDDKYQPRREIPRDDRRDDRRGDDRRDDRRRDDRRDDRQWRRDDRGDRGEIRRGEQGGPRGGPPSKEGGGNFWRSERPRQERGDDDRRDRPPPQRREREERGPRDENEWSEVKRR; encoded by the exons ATGTCGCGTTATCTGCAAAAGCCAGAAAATGCCCTAAAACGGGCAAATG AATTCATCGATGTGGGCAAGCCGGCTCGTGCCCTGGACACGCTGCAGGAGGTGTTTCGCAACAAGAAGTTCACCTACACGAGCTCCGAGTCGATCATTGAGCCAATTATGTTTAAATATCTGGATCTGTGTGTGGAGCTGAAGAAGTCCCATATTGCCAAGGAGGGGCTCTTCCAGTACCGCAACATGTTCCAGCTGGTGAATGTGGGCTCACTGGAGAATGTCATCCGGGGGTACTTGAAGATGGCCGAGGAGCGCACGGAAGCAGCACAGCAGCAATCATCCCAAGCTGTCCTGGATGTGGATGATTTGGACAATTTCGCCACACCCGAGAGTATTCTCATGAGTGCTGTGTGCAGTGAAGATGCCCAAGATCGCAGTGATCGCACAATCCTCCTGCCATGGGTGAAATTCCTCTGGGAATCCTACTGCCAATGCCTGGAGCTACTACGTGTCAATACGCACTGTGAGACACTCTATCACGACATTGCCCGGATGGCATTTCAGTTTTGCCTCAAGTATAGCCGTAAAATGGAATTCCGGAAGTTGTGTGAGAAACTCCGGAAGCACCTGGAGGACATTTGTAAGCCGTCGACGCAGAACATTGGGGTGAGCATCACGAAACCCGAAACGCAGCAATTGAATCTCGACACGAGGCTCCATCAGCTTGACAATGCCATCCACATGGAGCTGTGGCAGGAAGCCTACAAGGCCATTGAGGACATTCATGGGCTCATGAATATGAGTAAGAAGACCCCGCTGGCTAAGACAATGGCGAATTACTATCAGAAACTCGCCATGGTGTTCTGGAAGGCCGGGAATCAGCTCTTCCACGCAGCAGCTCTGCTCAAACTCTTCCAACTGACGCgggagatgaagaagaatatCACAGCGGAGGAATTGCAGCGTATGGCATCGCATGTTTTGGTGGCAATCCTGGCCATTCCCCTGCCATCGGCTCATCCGGAATTTGATCGTTTCATCGAGACAGACAAGAGTCCCATGGAGAAGGCTCAGCGTCTGGCTGTCCTGCTCACCCTGCAGCAGCCACCCACGCGTGTATCCCTCCTCAAGGAGATGGTACGCCTGAATGTCCTCTCATTGGCTGCCCCATCCCTTCAGGAGCTCTACACGTATCTGGAGATTGAATTTGATCCCCTCTCGCTGTGCAATCGTGTCCAGAATGTCATTGATCAGATCGGGGAGGATGAGAATAGTCTCCTCAATCAGTACGCCCAGGCACTCAAGGATGTCACCATTGTACGCCTCATCCGGCAGATTTCCCAAGTTTATCAATCCATTGAGTTTACGCGCTTCCTGGAGCTGGCAAAATTCGCTGATCCCTTCTACCTGGAGCGCATCCTCGTGGATTGCGTGCGTCACAATGACATGCAAATCCGCATTGATCACAAGAGGAAATGCGTTCACTTCGGGACGGATTTGAGTGAGAGTCAACGGGAGGATCGTCAGGATGGGCCAACGCTCCAATCAATGCCAAGTGAGCAGGTTCGTTCGCAGCTCGTGAACATGTCCATTGTCCTCCATCGCGCCATTGCCACCATCAACCCCAATAAGCGCAAACAGGAGCTGGAGAAGATTCGTGGGCAAATGGTGGAGAGTTACCACAAGAACAAGGTGGCTGAGCACCACAACATCCTCAAGAGGCAGAAGATTATTGAGGATCGCAAGGAGATCATTGAACGTCAAACAATTGAGCGCGAGGAGGAGGAACTCCGGCGGCAGGAAGAGCTAAATCGTCAGCAGAAGATTGCTGAAATCAAGCGCATGGAGGCAGAGCAGGAGGAGCGTGAGAGGAAACGTCATGCAAGTGAGATTCAGCAAATTAAGGAGCGGAACCTCAAGGAGAAGATGCAGCAACTCTCCCAGACGGCCACGGGGCAGAAGGTGATGAAGAAACTCGATGAGGAGGAGATTAAGAAGATGGACCCCGAGCAGATTGCCGCCAAGGAGGCGGAGGAACTCATAAAGGAGCGCAAGGAGATTCAGTCGAAGCTCAAGAGTCAGGAGAAGAAGATTGATTACTTTGAGCGCGCCAAGCGCCTCGAGGAGATTCCGCGCATTAAGAAGTATCTGGCGGAGAAGCAGGTGCAGGATAAGGAATTCTGGGAGAAGCAGGAAGCCACACGTATTGAGCAGGCAATTGCCGAAAGGAAGATGGCTGTGGCACAGCAGGAGCGTCTCAAGAGGATGATTGAGGACAAGGAGAAGTTCATGGAGACCCTTCGTGTGGAGAGGAATTCGCAATTTGATGTGAAGGTGAAGGAATTCAATGAGAGGATGGCTGAGGAGCGCAAG GCTCGTTTGGCACAGAGAATCATTGATAGACGCGAGGAGCGTCGTCAGAATTGGCTGCGTGAGAAGGAGGAGGAGAAGCGTCGCCGTGAGGAAGAGATTAGGAAGCAGAAGGAGGAAGAGGAGCGCATTGAGCGTGAACGGAAGGCAAAGGAAGCAGCTGCTGAGGAGGAGAAGCGTCGCCTGCAGTGGGAGAAGCAGCGTGCCAAGGAGTTGGAGGCAGAGAAGAAGATTGAGGCGGAAAAGAATGCAATTGCCAAGAGCGTGCAGTCTGAGACGGTGTCATGGCGCAATGCTGGTGAACGTGGTGAGCGTCCGGAACGTGGGGAACGTCCAGAGCGTGGGGAACGTGGTGAGCGTCCAGAGCGTGGGGAACGTCCGGAGAGAATTGAACGTGGTGAGCGTCCGGAGAGGATTGAGCGCGGTGAACGTCCGGAGAGGATTGAGCGCGGTGAACGTCCGGAGAGGATTGAGCGTGGTGAACGTCCGGAACGGGCAGAAAGACCGGCTGAGAGTGACTGGCGCAGTCCCAGGGATCGTTTCGATGGGCAGCCACAGGGTGCAAGGGAGCAGTGGCGTCAGAAACCAGCTGGGAAGGATTCATCCGGTGGCGAGGAGCGCTGGCGCCGTGGTGGCGATGGAGAAGGTGGGGATCGTAGGCGGGAAGATAGACCCTTTACGCGTCGCGATGGGGATCGTCGTGATCGCGATGACAAGTACCAGCCACGCAGGGAGATTCCACGCGATGACCGTCGGGATGATCGTCGTGGGGATGACCGTCGTGACGATCGCCGAAGAGATGATCGCAGGGATGACAGGCAATGGCGCAGGGATGATCGTGGAGATCGCGGGGAGATTCGTCGCGGTGAACAGGGTGGCCCCCGTGGAGGACCCCCATCGAAGGAAGGCGGCGGGAACTTCTGGCGCAGCGAAAGACCCCGTCAGGAGCGTGGGGATGACGACAGGCGCGATCGCCCGCCGCCACAGAGGCGTGAACGCGAAGAACGCGGCCCCCGCGATGAGAATGAGTGGTCAGAGGTGAAAAGGCGCTAA
- the LOC129788036 gene encoding mitochondrial import inner membrane translocase subunit Tim8 — protein sequence MSEFDRSSSSKSAADSELQDFLLVERQKAQVNAQIHEFNDICWDKCVDKPSNKLDGKTESCLSNCVDRFIDTSLLITNRFAQILQKSQGGL from the exons atgaGTGAATTTGATCGATCCTCGTCCTCCAAGTCTGCTGCAGACTCTGAACTGCAGGACTTCCTCCTTGTGGAGCGACAGAAGGCACAAGTAAACGCCCAG ATTCATGAATTCAATGATATCTGCTGGGATAAGTGCGTGGACAAGCCAAGCAACAAACTAGACGGGAAAACTGAATCCTGCCTTTCAAATTGCGTGGATAGATTCATCGATACCTCCCTCCTGATTACAAATCGCTTTGCCCAGATACTCCAGAAGAGTCAAGGTGGGCTCTAG
- the LOC129787976 gene encoding zinc finger protein 771-like, whose amino-acid sequence MCAQSVKVCQYCQREVNTTTNRLIQELCGHNKCRRCLIEEADECRICLEENAEKSLELPKPAAVPALPCKLKTAWAQMVTAAKEFDESGEQESERGDKSMDSDAWMIDTEAEDDVEEPCVQEDQEKPKETEGKTKEHKPKAKFVLPEHVRKVDEKKFECTICARQFSSRQQCVYHSYCDPALKKPHECPHCCQGFVTLQHLQYHLQSHEETTLKCSLCSKTFIRTQSLQKHLKIHRAEHEHQCTRCERSFPFRFQLRQHELKHENARPHQCGICERAFALKENLKKHLLVHTKEKRFHCDVCGRGFTRSTTLKAHQNTHSKKRLVGPCSTCGKTFVDARSFARHASSHSTTLSFTCSICRAHFRRKDNLRRHVKVIHPEENLLETLRESQREVETDAAPPPPRTCSVIKFTGNAKPPSAVEVVDTQEEPQDVPQVRESPAKVPQVDERPPKPKKPFDPLEIYRKILCPSRDDDDDEPPEPNPTPPVPPIVRKTSQEGNFVHWRKRTSLNFTQNARRKD is encoded by the coding sequence ATGTGTGCGCAGAGTGTGAAAGTTTGCCAATATTGCCAGCGTGAGGTGAACACCACGACCAACCGGCTGATTCAGGAGCTCTGTGGCCACAATAAGTGCAGGAGATGTCTAATTGAGGAAGCAGATGAATGCCGGATTTGTCTGGAGGAGAATGCAGAGAAATCTTTGGAATTGCCCAAACCAGCAGCTGTTCCTGCGCTTCCTTGCAAGTTGAAGACAGCCTGGGCTCAAATGGTGACAGCTGCAAAGGAATTTGACGAGTCTGGTGAACAGGAGAGTGAGAGGGGAGATAAATCTATGGATTCCGATGCCTGGATGATTGACACAGAAGCTGAAGATGACGTTGAGGAGCCTTGTGTCCAGGAAGATCAGGAGAAACCCAAAGAAACTGAAGGAAAGACGAAGGAACACAAGCCAAAGGCAAAATTTGTTCTTCCTGAACATGTCCGGAAGGTGGATGAGAAGAAATTCGAATGTACAATCTGTGCCAGGCAATTCTCGAGTCGTCAGCAGTGTGTGTACCACAGCTACTGTGATCCAGCACTTAAGAAGCCCCACGAATGCCCTCATTGCTGTCAGGGATTCGTTACACTCCAGCACTTGCAGTACCATCTGCAATCACACGAAGAAACAACCCTGAAGTGTTCCCTGTGCAGCAAAACCTTCATCCGGACGCAGAGTCTGCAGAAGCACCTGAAGATTCACAGGGCAGAGCATGAGCATCAGTGCACCAGGTGCGAGAGGAGCTTCCCATTTCGCTTCCAGCTGCGACAGCACGAGCTGAAGCATGAGAATGCTCGTCCACATCAGTGTGGCATCTGCGAGAGGGCATTTGCACTGAAGGAGAATCTCAAGAAGCACCTGCTGGTGCACACGAAGGAGAAAAGGTTCCACTGCGACGTCTGTGGGCGAGGATTCACGCGGAGCACGACGCTAAAGGCACATCAGAACACCCACTCAAAGAAGCGCCTTGTGGGACCTTGTTCAACATGCGGGAAGACCTTTGTGGATGCCAGGAGCTTTGCACGTCATGCCAGTAGTCACAGTACAACGCTCAGCTTTACGTGCTCCATCTGCCGGGCACATTTCCGCCGGAAGGACAATCTCAGGCGGCACGTGAAGGTCATTCATCCGGAAGAGAATCTCCTGGAAACACTCCGAGAGTCCCAGCGGGAAGTAGAGACTGACGCTGCGCCTCCTCCGCCAAGGACGTGCAGTGTGATAAAATTCACGGGAAATGCAAAGCCCCCAAGTGCCGTGGAGGTTGTGGACACGCAGGAGGAGCCCCAGGATGTTCCACAAGTCCGGGAAAGTCCCGCCAAAGTGCCCCAAGTGGATGAGAGGCCGCCAAAGCCAAAGAAACCTTTCGATCCACTTGAGATTTATCGCAAAATCCTCTGTCCAAGTCGCgatgatgacgatgatgaGCCTCCGGAGCCAAATCCCACGCCCCCAGTGCCCCCAATTGTCCGGAAAACATCCCAAGAGGGGAATTTTGTGCACTGGCGCAAGCGAACATCACTCAACTTCACCCAGAATGCAAGGAGAAAAGATTGA